One Mercurialis annua linkage group LG3, ddMerAnnu1.2, whole genome shotgun sequence DNA window includes the following coding sequences:
- the LOC126671663 gene encoding uncharacterized protein LOC126671663, with protein sequence MSKTNVRKQIIEKNNIFIKEKEKPKTTQLGFFNTNFKKVYPIGLHRSDSSLSLSSVSLSLSQNSNDSSLTDFSTSTPTPLDRKISFALRLITPLDRREVPVISRNVQQQQQIQEGDGGEIRRCNWITKNSDKVYVAFHDECWGAPVYDDNQLFELLALSGMLMDYNWTEILKRKQLFRKAFGGFDPNIVAKMGEKEILDIASNKAIMLPDNRVRCIVDNAKCIVKIEREFGSFSSFMWGNVNYKPTINRYKYPRNVPLRTPKAEALSKDLLKRGFRFVGPVIVYSFLQAAGLTIDHLVDCFRYSECVALAERPWRHI encoded by the exons ATGTCTAAAACAAATGTAAGAAAACAAATTATAGAGAAAAACAACATTTTcatcaaagaaaaagaaaagccaAAAACTACACAATTAGGGTTTTTCAATACAAATTTCAAGAAAGTGTATCCAATTGGATTACATAGAAGCGATTCTTCACTATCATTATCTTCTGTTTCTTTATCTTTATCACAAAACTCAAATGACTCATCTCTTACTGATTTTTCAACTAGTACTCCTACTCCTCTTGATCGGAAAATATCGTTCGCTCTTCGGTTAATTACACCGCTTGATCGACGAGAAGTTCCAGTAATTTCAAGGAATGTTCAACAGCAACAACAGATTCAAGAAGGTGATGGTGGGGAGATAAGGAGGTGTAATTGGATCACAAAGAATAGCG ATAAAGTCTATGTTGCATTTCATGACGAATGTTGGGGAGCACCAGTCTACGACGATAA TCAATTGTTCGAGCTGCTTGCCTTGTCTGGTATGTTGATGGACTACAACTGgactgaaattttaaaaagaaaacaactatTCAG AAAAGCTTTTGGTGGATTCGATCCGAACATTGTTGCTAAAATGGGAGAGAAAGAAATCTTAGACATTGCCTCCAATAAAGCAATCATGTTGCCTGATAATAGAGTGAGATGCATAGTAGACAATGCCAAATGCATAGTGAAG ATTGAAAGAGAATTCGGATCTTTTAGTAGCTTCATGTGGGGAAACGTGAATTACAAGCCAACCATCAATAGATACAAATATCCAAGAAATGTACCCCTTAGAACCCCAAAAGCAGAGGCTCTTAGCAAGGATTTGCTCAAAAGAGGATTCCGATTCGTCGGTCCGGTGATCGTTTACTCATTCTTGCAGGCAGCAGGGTTGACAATTGATCATCTTGTTGATTGTTTTAGGTATAGTGAATGTGTAGCCCTTGCAGAAAGACCATGGAGGCACATCTAA
- the LOC126671294 gene encoding uncharacterized protein LOC126671294 has product MKTESVKNLFSIVKATLDIVMDCDGNVAENFGDQILNAKVLSLSSDILQALLAANRNLSCLPNLIDLAVTPCDCGSYHSDFLDLLQTAPNLKRLKLTRTSFGEERLILQCTKSTLGSFKFNCYRGSAEYIDAKRPLNEEQIVPQCIKSSLEFFKFGFYRGNEEAMEILDYMLSNGKVLKVIQMLTSFPKHFRKKYEKKLLKKLAMFPHIESLLIGNLCFT; this is encoded by the exons ATGAAGACAGAATCA GTTAAGAATTTATTCTCAATAGTTAAAGCAACTCTGGATATTGTTATGGATTGTGATGGCAATGTAGCTGAAAATTTTGGGGATCAAATATTAAATGCGAAAGTCTTGAGCCTTTCTTCAGACATTTTGCAG GCTTTGTTAGCTGCTAATCGCAATTTGTCGTGTTTACCAAATTTGATTGACTTGGCGGTGACTCCTTGTGATTGTGGATCATATCATTCTGATTTTCTCGATTTACTTCAAACTGCACCCAATTTGAAAAGGCTCAAACTTACG CGGACTTCTTTTGGTGAGGAACGATTAATACTGCAGTGCACAAAATCAACCCTTGGATCATTCAAATTCAACTGTTACAGAGGCAGTGCAGAATATATAGATGCAAAG AGACCTTTGAATGAGGAACAAATAGTACCGCAGTGCATAAAATCATCCcttgaatttttcaaatttggGTTTTATAGAGGCAATGAAGAAGCTATGGAAATTCTGGATTATATGCTGAGCAATGGAAAGGTATTGAAGGTAATTCAAATGTTAACTTCATTTCCTAAACATTTTAGgaagaaatatgaaaaaaagcTTTTGAAGAAGCTAGCAATGTTTCCACATATTGAGAGTTTGCTGATAGGAAATTTGTGCTTTACATAG
- the LOC126672072 gene encoding phosphatidylinositol 4-kinase gamma 5-like, which produces MSRKLDSPVQTQMAVAIFKSPLSGEYHGSRKMEGKQPAGRRRVFVQTETGCVLGMDLDRGDNAHTVKRRLQIALNVSTEQSSLTFGDMVLNNDLSAVRNDSPLLLTRSLMHRSSSTPCLSPTGKDIQQKDQGAVIEVLGHSDRFGKMKHLVKESVKAIKAGVDPLLVQGGLGGAYYFRNSRGESVAIVKPTDEEPFAPNNPKGFVGKALGQPGLKRSVRVGETGFREVAAYLLDKDHFANVPPTALVKITHSIFNVNDGVNGNKSHKKKQVSKIASFQQFIPHDFDASDHGTSSFPVSSVHRIGILDIRIFNTDRHAGNLLVRKLDRFGRFGQVELIPIDHGLCLPETLEDPYFEWIHWPQASIPFSEDELAYIEKMDHVKDCEMLRSELPMIREACLRVLVLCTIFLKEAAGAGLCLAEIGEMMTREFRGGEEEPSELEIVCIEAKRLVAEREVLSPRTDLGDDDFLFDIDCDEAEFGFTPKMSAEDYMTRTAFQYGSLAGNARSPLSKLDESIEEEDEDDENGERDHGKEGFTVLTLPEKLPTMSKLSMSLKNTSLGDKKLKCQKFLGSKPENGYYSNTSSGHRSANEQLPASVSFVELADMSDEEWTLFLEKFQELVYPAFEKRKSVTLGQRQRLRLGTSCQF; this is translated from the coding sequence ATGTCTCGTAAGTTGGACAGTCCAGTTCAAACTCAGATGGCAGTGGCTATTTTTAAGAGTCCGCTCAGCGGGGAATATCATGGAAGCAGGAAAATGGAAGGGAAACAACCTGCTGGGAGGAGACGGGTGTTTGTTCAAACTGAGACTGGATGTGTTTTGGGGATGGATTTGGATAGGGGAGACAATGCTCATACAGTGAAAAGAAGGTTGCAGATTGCACTTAATGTCTCGACTGAGCAGAGCTCCTTGACATTTGGGGATATGGTGCTGAATAATGATCTTAGCGCAGTTCGTAATGATTCACCCCTGCTTTTAACACGTAGTCTTATGCATAGAAGCTCATCTACTCCGTGTCTTTCGCCAACCGGCAAGGATATACAGCAAAAGGACCAGGGTGCTGTTATTGAGGTATTAGGACATTCGGATAGATTTGGTAAAATGAAACACTTGGTCAAGGAAAGTGTCAAGGCGATCAAGGCTGGTGTGGATCCGCTTCTTGTTCAGGGTGGGCTTGGAGGCGCATACTATTTCAGGAACAGCCGAGGTGAGAGTGTTGCAATTGTTAAGCCAACGGATGAAGAGCCTTTTGCACCAAACAACCCAAAAGGCTTTGTTGGTAAAGCTCTGGGGCAACCAGGTTTGAAACGGTCTGTGCGTGTTGGGGAGACCGGGTTTAGGGAAGTTGCTGCTTATCTTCTTGACAAAGATCATTTTGCAAATGTGCCCCCTACGGCTTTGGTGAAGATTACTCACTCGATCTTCAATGTCAATGATGGGGTGAATGGTAACAAATCTCACAAGAAGAAGCAGGTTAGCAAGATTGCATCTTTCCAACAGTTCATACCGCATGATTTTGATGCCAGTGATCATGGGACATCCAGCTTTCCTGTGTCTTCTGTGCATCGTATTGGGATATTAGACATTAGGATTTTTAACACTGACAGACATGCTGGAAACCTTCTAGTGAGGAAGCTTGATCGTTTTGGGAGATTTGGACAAGTAGAGCTGATTCCGATCGATCATGGTCTTTGCTTGCCAGAAACATTGGAGGATCCGTATTTTGAGTGGATTCATTGGCCCCAGGCTTCAATACCTTTCTCAGAGGATGAGCTCGCTTATATAGAAAAAATGGATCATGTAAAGGATTGTGAGATGCTGCGAAGTGAGCTTCCTATGATCCGAGAGGCTTGTCTAAGGGTCTTGGTTCTCTGCACAATTTTTCTTAAGGAAGCTGCAGGTGCTGGTCTCTGTCTTGCTGAAATTGGTGAGATGATGACCAGGGAATTCCGTGGCGGGGAGGAGGAACCCAGCGAGCTTGAGATTGTATGTATAGAGGCGAAGAGGCTGGTTGCGGAGAGGGAGGTCCTTTCTCCCCGGACTGACTTGGGAGATGATGATTTTCTATTTGACATAGACTGTGATGAAGCAGAATTTGGTTTCACTCCAAAGATGTCAGCTGAAGATTATATGACTCGAACAGCTTTTCAGTATGGGTCTCTGGCTGGGAATGCTCGCTCCCCTCTTTCAAAACTGGATGAAAGCATAGAAGAggaagatgaagatgatgagAATGGAGAAAGGGACCATGGGAAAGAGGGATTTACTGTTCTAACCTTGCCTGAAAAATTACCAACAATGTCAAAGCTTTCAATGTCACTGAAGAATACCAGTTTAGGCGACAAAAAACTGAAATGCCAGAAATTCTTAGGATCAAAACCAGAAAATGGGTATTATTCCAACACATCATCCGGTCACAGGAGTGCAAATGAGCAACTTCCGGCAAGCGTGAGTTTCGTGGAGCTGGCCGACATGAGTGACGAGGAGTGGACTCTGTTTTTGGAGAAGTTCCAGGAACTGGTGTATCCAGCATTTGAGAAACGAAAATCCGTGACCCTAGGCCAGAGGCAGAGGCTGAGGTTGGGGACTTCGTGTCAGTTTTGA